The following nucleotide sequence is from Zea mays cultivar B73 chromosome 1, Zm-B73-REFERENCE-NAM-5.0, whole genome shotgun sequence.
ctggagaagcccccacaagatgcaagaatcattgaaacaaagtgggtgttcagaaacaaacaagatgatcaaggtgtgattgtaagaaacaaggcaagacttgtcgcaaagggattctctcaagttgaaggcttagattttggagagacctttgcaccggttgctcgactggaagccatccgtatcctacttgcatatgcatcatgctatgatataaaactttatcaaatggatgtaaaaagtgcatttttaaatggcttcataaatgaacttgtatatgttgagcaaccgcctggatttgaagaccccagatatcctaaccatgcttacaggttgtccaaggcgctttatgggctaaagcaagctccaagggcttggtatgagcgtcttcgcgacttcctcatcgaaaagggcttcaagatcgggaccgtcgacacaactctcttcacaaagaaacataacggtgatattttcatttgtcaagtatatgttgatgatataatctttggctcgacaaatgactatcattgcaaggaatttggtgagttgatgtcgaaggagttcgagatgtcaatgattggtgagctaacatacttcctcggctttcaagtcaagcaaatgaaagatggtaactttctctcacaagagaagtataccaaagacttgttgaaaagattcaacatggagaagtgcaaaccaatcaagacccccatgcctacaaatggacatctcgacttagatgagggaggtaacccagttaatcaaactctctaccgttctatgattggtagtttattgtaccttaccgcatctaggcccgatattatgttcagtgtctgcatgtgtgctagatttcaatctaatcctaagaaagctcaccttcgcgctgttaagagaattcttaggtatctcaagcacaccacaagagttggtctgtggtatcccaaaggagctacttttgatttaattggctattccgattcggattatgccggttgcaaaattgataggaaaagtacttctgggggatgccatctgcttggtagatcactagtttcatggacatccaaaaagcaaaatagtgttgccttgtcaactgccgaagcggaatacattgccgcaggtgcttgttgcacacagattttatatatgaaacaaactcttctagactatggcgtagttctagaaaaggtacctttattgtgtgataatgagagtgctgttaaaattgctaataatcctgtacaacactctcgcaccaagcacattgatatccgtcatcacttccttagagatcatgttgctaaaggagatatcattttagaaggagtgaggtcggaagatcaattagcggatattttcactaagccacttgataagacccgcttttgcatgttgaggaatgaactaaatattcttgatctcagaaattttatgtgaaatgtcaaatggtgttgtcaagcctgcattgcatatttaaattccttgtattgcatctaaggcttgtctaacctagttgagataaccgccaacaaagcgagtgaaaaagcttaactcgggtcaaacctgacaagtcttagttttaagcttttagcacttaaattctttcttttcatgcaattattggttcttgaaatatgcatgaggtactgcacttagggggagtattcaaaactcaaatcactcttgaaaacccctagtgcaagcccaaatgcaaatttcaccatttgcctattttctctaaaaattatctagcctatggcaaaatattttgaaaaatatatgagggtgccaatacctgtcccaacaagtgttattttgtgtgattataagttgggatttggtttggttaggagttatatagaaaaattcaaaattttccaaactcccctctgtctgggctcaccggacagtccgatgtgcaccggacactgcactgtgcaatgtccggtgcaccggcagccgcgcgcaaaAATccgttttcctgtgcgctgtccggtggttcaccggacagctactgtgcgctgtccggtgtgcaccggacaggcactgtagactgtccggtgtgcccatctcgcgttttaaaaaaaggcctccagcccgaccGAGCCAGAGGTGCTCATTTCTCTGCCTGCTCTCTCTGTTCTCTCGCGTTCAGGCGATTCCCCTCCCCCCACCGGCGATCTCCACCGGCGGCCACCGTCTCCGGCCGTGCTCCGGCGATCTCCTGCGGCTTGGGCTCGTTCTCTCTCTCTCGGTCAGCTTCTCTCCCTCTGTCATCTCTATCTCTCTTTTCTCTGTCAGTTAGGCAGTGAACACCCCTTTTGCAAATCTTTCAAAATTCTGTGAAATCCCATGAATCCAGTTGGTGGAATGCATTGCATTACCTCTATTATGTGTCCCTGCAAActtttagctccttcgggagggcattcccacctcaaatggccatttccctaaaaccctaattcctcgccctccacgtgttcggtgaaattCCCAAACCAcccaaacttgctccaattgaacccaaatttttcaggctccttcaccacacttccagtaacctacttgccaaatttcacgccaatccaagatcccaggcttaaatttcaccaaaatttccgttttgagcgatcgtttccgagccgagtgcccaaatccccatttcttcgcctaaattcaaaccaagcacacacttcactcatattcgcctatataaacctattcgtgaagtatcggctcaattccatatcATTTCGTGCCTCttttcgaattccaaacctcctatgtcaCTATTTATCTGTCAAACGTCGCTTTTACGTCTTTTGACCTCTTGAACgtcccgtctcgtgccatatctctctgtgtatgtatttattcacatttcatatgcttatgactatgtgactaatacgtgctcacctcttctgtcatttcagtgaccttgtgtgaccgtgtgccgtctcccgtcctgcctggatcgtcacctctcgtgtgagctttccaggtagacatctcactctttgctaaatctatcggtcaTTTTTGCTCTatgcttagtctctctatctcatttgcagactttagttcaggatgccgcgcacgaagaatccgtcggcgtcagggggtggtgatgatgaggaccctcgtcgccccttcaggcaggtgaagggcaagactgtctttttggagcagcaggaaggccgcaagaagcggcgttcggacagagaggctcgtgcagcagcagctgctgcagcagccgctgcgcaggcagcacttggagatcagccggatgttccatccgatcagattgcattccgtgctcgtcgtctcgcctcccggtctcgctcctccactcacacctccgcttccactccgccacccaccctgcctgctcccgtcactcctattgctccatccacctccacagccatacccactaccagcactacgccagcttccactgctacccctgctcccgcccccgcttcagctcctcctgttccTCCACCTCGATttcgggagcgtgatgagactgaggtccgtcctctggtttcggatcctcgtctgtttgatcttcagcgtgctactgcagcacgggtacgtcggttcaggtacgtacccgtggagtcttggctacctgctcagagagacccagcagcaggtgttcttttcagcacacggattcaggagtcattcttcagagctcagatgtctgctcagatagcgctgcgagtgcaccgcctattggatcttccagcttttttgctagcagccggtgctgagtctgaggcgcatctcacctatctgcctggcctcctgacccttctgactattagcggcagatatgttgaggagtgggtccgcgtcttctacgcctccgtttggattgacccggatcatcattggatgaggttccgctttgagcgcgaggatgttacgatcactgccagtcagatccgacagctatttggattccctgagtcgacgactcgccttcacagcctctgctacggcacttctgatcctcctcgtcgccctcacggcggtgtggctccagggacagctcacgtcgcggctctgttccgcccgcctttctcagatgggtcgcgacgttctccagcagactttactacaacagcgaagtacttatatgagctcatcagacggacactcctaccgaggatgggatacagggaggctaccacacatattcagctttggcttcttggtgccctggtatcccactctgagtttgatgttgtggactttctgatctgtgagatcgaggacaccgttctggatgggattcgtgctcgtcggcagctaccttacgctcactacttgtgccacatctttgcgcagctgatccagccacctcgatttcagagcacccttgaggcctcacgccttgtatttggatcttaccgtcctgctcctgagattccagtgccagcttctgcttctgtgtttgacactcaggccgaggatgcagctcttcgacagtttgacactcagggtacagcagctgatgatgatgatgatgatgattttggggttcctcctccgcctccgcctcctatgcctccacgctcacatgatcatgaggctgggagttctagtgctgcccctgctactcctcaggctatggaccctgctcttgcttcgattctccagactctctctcagcagcaggctcacctggcagccgagcaggcccatttatccgagaggatgctctcgatgtttcagaccatgcaggacaggcaggatgcgtttcagcagcagctacttcaggatcgggcagagaatagggcattcatggcgctcatgcttcagcattctggtatctcagcacctccggttcagtctgctccgcctcctccgcttcacgctccagtggtgccatcgattttgtctggaccccctgttgatacctctccgctccggccggtcaccttggcgttcacttctccggttctcagctctatctgtccgcagccgccagtgccaccagcatctgctgttaccactaccgctgtggcagtatctgtgaccgcttctgttccggtagctcctgcagcgcggcctccgtccgagtcagtaccagctccagcttctaccgcagatcctggatccgagactgactctgaccctccgtcggcgttcgctctgctacctcgacctcgaccggatgcgcccccgccgcctcctcctgcttcaggcgtttaggttcaggtcccttttggtgtttgacgccaaagggggagagatatgagttgtgagagctagggggagttagagagttagtagagagtcagagtcattttgatgtaatatatgtgcctgctactctctgtactagcttgatgtttttggctcacaaactcgtcatatactctcgttgcttatggttgactgtgtgtattatgttttcaccttatattttatcaccagtcttctagctcttgtttcattaatttaacttcacttttatatgaacaagaatcttatgatgtgtatgcgctcactcttacttattatggtacacattcattctgtcaaagattactgagtataactaaccattctctctattgacagaatcttcaaaacaaactactctcacaaaacttgtagggttgtcatcaatcaccaaaaagggggagattgaaagcatctaggcccctggttggttttagtgattaatgacaacgtaatattatatgtgactaacgtatgttttgcagagacaaatggtaagttaggtcgcatgacaggtagaagtactacaacggtgaaaacaatcccggagataagaactcgaagcgacggctaaaacgacggaacaaaaggtgaaggtctacggagtccgagtgtcaaggagatgtgaacactcgcgatttagttaggtcttttattctcttttagccgtactataaagaggggttgtcgatgagtagtttgaccaagagagttctagtgtagtgttggtgcacaatcgcactcatatacagtgctagatgtcactctagaactcacacacaagttagagcgaaaaccgatttgaaaatcagctgaaaaacaagagttagtgtttctggctttggggcaccggactgtccggtgtgcaccggactgtccggtgcaccctctgccaggtggggccaggctggtccacagcAGAGTtttcccagtcgcagaaacccgagagcgcagccttcggagatgaattttagtggcacaccggacaccgcaccggactgtccggtgtgcaccggacagtggactgttcactgtccggtgcgccatgagtccaacggctctctgtcagaactagccgttggaagtgaccgttggcgcaccggtggcgcaccgttggcgcaccggtggcgcaccgttggcgcaccggtggcgcaccggactgtccggtgcgccatcgcgcagtaaatgcctgtaacggctagttggtgggtgagggctatttatatcccctccacccaccatattcaatggcttgcactccacatttattccagcacattggtagagcattgcaagcaccaaaagcctagtgaggagattagagaatcataatccgcgtttgttcctcattagcgctagtgagagccacctagagcacaccacttgcattaggcttctcttggtcaagcgaaagtctatggcttgttactcttggtgatcggcatcacctagacggcttggtggcgttgggagctcggtgatcaccgtgaagatcttgttggtgacctgactcaagtttgtaagcgatctcgagggatccaccgcgccggagtggcaaaggatcatctcgtagtgagcacttggttcttgcgaggaccaagggggagcgatacccttgcgcgagtgctccaacgaggactagtggagagtgccgactcttcgatacctcaggaaaaattggaggagtcttctaaactttgctttacattccgcacttaattcaagcactttacattgtgtatttgtttagcaagtatttgaagtattatcttaggtttgttacatttctagtattatattcttagtgctagttgttggggtgaagttgggctcttgtttagctcttgcttaggttttaattagtgttgatttttagaaaagcccaattcacccccctcttgggcatcgtgatcctttcagacaTAAAACTCACATGGTATACTCATGTACACAAGTTACCTCGGGAGTTCAGCCAAGTGCAAGCAGTGAACTGAAGTCACAGTATGACAAGTGCACATGGCATCAAAAGACAGACCCCAGCAAATACACAGAACCACTGCTTAGCAACGTCTTAGTTTGAAGGGAGGGCCCAAGGTGCCTAACCTACTCGTGTAGGACTGCAAATATTTACAGATTTTTGGTTGTCGTAGTATCCAACAGAGAAAAATTTAGCCGGGTGTTGTGACAGACTGACAGTGGCAAATGTTTCAGGCTGTTCGCTCGTACTTTTGATTCCTTGTAATGCTTTAGTTAGAAAATCGGTTTCTACACGCTGCGTGTCGGGTTCAAGGAACACGCCCCAGCACTCTTTGCACGGCTTTCTTTATGCCCTCCTGGTCTAGGGAAGTGGTCAAATACACTTCCTGGACCTGCCAAGTAATAAGAAGGAATTACAATCCATATAATTCTATTTACTCGGAAACGAACCAGCCAAGGCCCGACAGCAGTACAATGAAACTCCTCTGAAAACAAAACAAATCATTGCGGTCACCAGAAGAAACCTAACCTGCCTCCCAGCTCGTGCAAGAAGTGTGAACCTGTTGTCCTTAGCTTGAACCTGCGTAGTCAGATCCAACAAGTTAATCCAAGTTTATAGCATCCATCATCTCCTCCGAGCTGCAACTATGAAAATGACTGGGATAGTACATTCGAAATCCAAAGCTCTAAATCTTGTGAAACGACACGTTTCTCCAATGCCTGGCGCCCAAACTGTACGTCTGTTATACTGTAAAGATAATACAATTGATTAGACTATGGGTGTTAATATAACAAAACCAGTTCGTCTGTGGATATGCAGTAGAACCTTTGTGTGACTTGGCGGCATATCTGTGACAGTAAAGAACTTGCTATCCAACTATGCAacaatgcaaaaaaaaaaaaaagatacCAATCAAAGAAACAAAAAACATACCCATCCTCTTGCAATAGTTCATTGCATATACCATCAAGTCCTGGCAGAAGTTCAACTTCCGAAGGAGACATCATTCGATTAGGTGATTGATCAGCTTCCTAGAAGAAAAGAAAGATTACTGAATGAGTCCACTTTTTTTTACATCTCAGAGTTAAATAAACTAAGAGTCAAGATATTGTATTAAACAACTAACCAAAGGGATAACTTTGTCCAATGTTTCCAATAAAGGATCTTCCTCCAGTTGTCTGATAGATAAAGCTATCCTTGACTTCGTCCTATTTTTTGGGGTAAATGCAAAGTATGTCCAATTATTTCAAAAGAAAAAAAACCAAAGGAATCCAATATCTAATCATTCCCTTATGATGTAAGAAAAGAAAAGTTTTCCTATGTGAACAGCTGTTAATTTGATAAGGCAGACAGATGGCATGAAAAATCTTGTCAGTCATCACACCTTTTAGCCGTAATGTATACCAAGTTACCACTAAACACCATGCCAATTGACTTTTACTGATAAGTAACAACTTCCCTACATGATTCTATGATACATCCACTCAACATTCTGCAGCAAAGCTTCATACCATATCTATTTTCACGATAAAGTATGACATGAGAATTACTTCATCAAGAGTTCAAGAATCAAAGTACATATTAACAATTGTGCGCAGAGCTCTGTAAGGGTCCTACAAAGTACTCACATATCAATGTTCACAACTATGACCTTGACAGCATCCCCTTCGTTTAGAAAATCCTTGACGTCTTGGACAAGATCCCAAGACACCTCCGAGATATGTACAAGGCCAGTAAGATGATATAATCCTATAGAGTTTGTAGCTGTTGTCAGAAACTCCACATTGAATATCTAGCCAAGAAAATGTGTTGCCACATGCCAACAAGTACCATCAGGAAATCGCAGGTGAACAAATGCACCATAGTGGAACACTGAGCCCACAATTCCATCATAGATGTCGCCAATCTTTATTCGGGAAGAGTATGTTGACCAACTAGCATCCTTCTCAGAGAAGACAAGTTTCTTTTCCTCCTCATTCACTTCAGCCACCTAGAGCGGTTAGATTCAGCTTCTTAATAAATCTTGGGTCCATTTCATCCAATTTTCAGAGTAATTTTGTGAGGCATGTATCATTGAACTTGTTGGGTTCATTTCACTATGTTTCTTTTATGATGCTGGAAGTAACGATAGGTATCATTGAAGCTGTGATATGAGCCAGGACATTACATAAAAAATATAGAATACATATGGATCGAAGTTTtggcacatccatacagtatattgCAACAAAATAGCTACAGACAACTGTGCAACAGAATCAGAAGCTGCAATTGAGAAGGCAGAGAGAAATCAGTTACCTTGACAGAAATGGACGTTCCTACTAGGTCTTTCGTAACATCTTGGATGGGCCTTTTGGGGTCTGCAAGCTTAGCTACAATCAAACACTACCTCGTATGTCGTATCTACTAGCAAGTAGCAACCACAGGATGGTCACAGAAACGTGCACAACAGAAGAGACAGGGAAAGCGCTAGTACCTTTACACCAGTGCGCGGGGCTGAGGAGAGGGTTGGGCACGAACCCCTGCAGGGAGTTGAACCTGACGATGAGCCCGCCGCTGTTGGCCCTCAGCACCGGCAGCGAGAAGATCCTCCCCTGGTCCTTGCACGCGCGCGCGGATTCCCAGTCCGCAGCGAACTGCAGGACAGACGGAGCGAGCTTCCTCAATCGTCCCTCACTTTGGCATTTCATCGAGCAGCAGCCAAGCCGCGTTGTCCAGAAGCCAGCACGCGAGAAGGGGGTAGCTACTAGCTAGCGCTCAGGAAACGAACCTGCGGCAGGCGCACCTCGTCGAGCGGGGCAGCCGAGGCGTCTCCCTGGCCGGCGGGGGCGCCGGTTCCCTCGGCGGTCGCGGAGAGGAGGACGGGCCGGTGGTGGAGGCGGGCAGGGAAGGGGAGGAAAGGAACTGGGCTCCTCTGGGCGGTACCGGGGAAGGCCGCGAGCGAAGGCCCCGGCCTGAGGGACGCCGCCAGCATTGCGCTCGTACGTAGGTGTGGGCGGGGGCGGGGCTGCTGGCGTCCGGTGGCCTTGGGGGGTGTGCCGGGGGGAATTCCGTGCCGGGGCCCGGGGGGGATTCAGAGGAGCGAAACGAGTGGAGGTGGGAGGGGAGGCGCGGGCTGATTCTGATTCAGGCTGTGAGATAGATTGCCACGTGGCTCGGCAACATTCTCCCCCGTCTtctggagggagagagagaagcaaTGTTGTCCACACGAGTACACCACTGTACTTGTACCACTAGAAGGTTCAACTCGGAGGTCCGGAGCCCAATAGGCCAATATCATGTTCCGCGTCTCCACTCATAAATCTACCAATTattttattagtttgtgttgtTGGAGCGTATAAATTTTATAAAAATACATAATATTTTTTTTATCAAACTTCAGTTTATTTTTTATAAAAAACAAACGAACAGGTTAAACGATTGCCCAAGTTCCAAACAGGGTCAAATGTCTCCACGCATAAATAACTGATACTTTAGACTGGAAAACAGCAATCACCCACAAATGGCCTTGATATACAATTTTCCATATGCTACAAATACAATGGTTTATTGAGACTATCAATTTTCCTTACTGTTTATTACAATATCCAATTCGCCATACTAGATGACATACTACCAATACAAGTGTAGTTGCTAAAAAATAGTCAAACTCAGCACCCTAACAAATTTAATAAAGTATATTTAGTTTGCACGGGAGATTAATTTGGCGCCATCGGCTCCCCGCCTCGCCGATCAGGCGGAGGAGCTCCACTGTCCGGCCCTCTCGAAGCCGTTCTTGCCATAGTAGTAGTCCTCCATGGCCTTCTGAATCTGGGCGCGCGAGTTCATGACGAAGGGCCCGTGCTGCACCACGGGCTCGCCGAGCGGCTGCCCGGCGACGAGGACGAACCTCAGCGGCCTGGTGGACCTGTTCCACACGCTGACGCCGTCGCCGGGGCCGAGGACGAGGCAGTAGTGCGCCGTGGCCGTCTCCCGCCCGAACACGCCCTCGCCGTCGACGACGTAGACGAAGGCGTTCCAGCCCTCCGGGACGGGCTGGTGCAGGCGAGACCCGGGACGCATGGTGAAGTCCACGTACATGGTGGGGGTGCGCGTGTACACGGGGGACGCCGCGCCGAGGGCCTCCCCGGCAATGACGCGGGCCTCCACGCCGCCGTCCTCGCTCTCCCCGCGGCTGATGTCCTTGCTCTCCAGCTCCTGGTACCGCGGCTCGATCATCTTGTCCTTGGAGGAGAGGTTGATCCAGAGCTGCAGGCCCTTGTGCACGCCGTCCCCCGCCGGCATCTCCGAGTGCACGATGCCTCGCCCCGCCGTCATCCACTGCACGTCCCCTGTCTTGATGGTGCCCTTGTGCCCAGCGAAGTCCTGGTGGGTGAATGCCCCCTGCAGCAGCCAATAACCGGAACCACAAGGATGGGGACGTTTGAGCGAACAGCTCGCGTGCGTTGAACAGAAGAGAAGAGG
It contains:
- the LOC100193073 gene encoding pirin-like protein isoform X3, whose amino-acid sequence is MTTTMMRLRQHLGLVSSPSIYTSAIARFGNNTPHRRRTTRSRTMSSSASDAAPFEKPRAVVKKVLAESQPEGQGATVRRSIGRHELRNLDPFLLLDEFTVYKPAGFPDHPHRGFETVTYMLEVRCVCSTQCFAPLLFCSTHASCSLKRPHPCGSGYWLLQGAFTHQDFAGHKGTIKTGDVQWMTAGRGIVHSEMPAGDGVHKGLQLWINLSSKDKMIEPRYQELESKDISRGESEDGGVEARVIAGEALGAASPVYTRTPTMYVDFTMRPGSRLHQPVPEGWNAFVYVVDGEGVFGRETATAHYCLVLGPGDGVSVWNRSTRPLRFVLVAGQPLGEPVVQHGPFVMNSRAQIQKAMEDYYYGKNGFERAGQWSSSA
- the LOC100193073 gene encoding pirin-like protein isoform X2 translates to MTTTMMRLRQHLGLVSSPSIYTSAIARFGNNTPHRRRTSTSTTTHITQKQFLLLVILLLLLLLLLFSVVFLIPTVSLPPARSRTMSSSASDAAPFEKPRAVVKKVLAESQPEGQGATVRRSIGRHELRNLDPFLLLDEFTVYKPAGFPDHPHRGFETVTYMLEGAFTHQDFAGHKGTIKTGDVQWMTAGRGIVHSEMPAGDGVHKGLQLWINLSSKDKMIEPRYQELESKDISRGESEDGGVEARVIAGEALGAASPVYTRTPTMYVDFTMRPGSRLHQPVPEGWNAFVYVVDGEGVFGRETATAHYCLVLGPGDGVSVWNRSTRPLRFVLVAGQPLGEPVVQHGPFVMNSRAQIQKAMEDYYYGKNGFERAGQWSSSA
- the LOC100284950 gene encoding 30S ribosomal protein S1, chloroplastic-like isoform X1, translating into MLAASLRPGPSLAAFPGTAQRSPVPFLPFPARLHHRPVLLSATAEGTGAPAGQGDASAAPLDEVRLPQFAADWESARACKDQGRIFSLPVLRANSGGLIVRFNSLQGFVPNPLLSPAHWCKAKLADPKRPIQDVTKDLVGTSISVKVAEVNEEEKKLVFSEKDASWSTYSSRIKIGDIYDGIVGSVFHYGAFVHLRFPDGLYHLTGLVHISEVSWDLVQDVKDFLNEGDAVKVIVVNIDMTKSRIALSIRQLEEDPLLETLDKVIPLEADQSPNRMMSPSEVELLPGLDGICNELLQEDGITDVQFGRQALEKRVVSQDLELWISNVQAKDNRFTLLARAGRQVQEVYLTTSLDQEGIKKAVQRVLGRVP
- the LOC100193073 gene encoding Pirin-like protein; amino-acid sequence: MTTTMMRLRQHLGLVSSPSIYTSAIARFGNNTPHRRRTTRSRTMSSSASDAAPFEKPRAVVKKVLAESQPEGQGATVRRSIGRHELRNLDPFLLLDEFTVYKPAGFPDHPHRGFETVTYMLEGAFTHQDFAGHKGTIKTGDVQWMTAGRGIVHSEMPAGDGVHKGLQLWINLSSKDKMIEPRYQELESKDISRGESEDGGVEARVIAGEALGAASPVYTRTPTMYVDFTMRPGSRLHQPVPEGWNAFVYVVDGEGVFGRETATAHYCLVLGPGDGVSVWNRSTRPLRFVLVAGQPLGEPVVQHGPFVMNSRAQIQKAMEDYYYGKNGFERAGQWSSSA
- the LOC100284950 gene encoding 30S ribosomal protein S1, chloroplastic-like; its protein translation is MLAASLRPGPSLAAFPGTAQRSPVPFLPFPARLHHRPVLLSATAEGTGAPAGQGDASAAPLDEVRLPQFAADWESARACKDQGRIFSLPVLRANSGGLIVRFNSLQGFVPNPLLSPAHWCKDPKRPIQDVTKDLVGTSISVKVAEVNEEEKKLVFSEKDASWSTYSSRIKIGDIYDGIVGSVFHYGAFVHLRFPDGLYHLTGLVHISEVSWDLVQDVKDFLNEGDAVKVIVVNIDMTKSRIALSIRQLEEDPLLETLDKVIPLEADQSPNRMMSPSEVELLPGLDGICNELLQEDGITDVQFGRQALEKRVVSQDLELWISNVQAKDNRFTLLARAGRQVQEVYLTTSLDQEGIKKAVQRVLGRVP
- the LOC100193073 gene encoding pirin-like protein isoform X1; the protein is MTTTMMRLRQHLGLVSSPSIYTSAIARFGNNTPHRRRTSTSTTTHITQKQFLLLVILLLLLLLLLFSVVFLIPTVSLPPARSRTMSSSASDAAPFEKPRAVVKKVLAESQPEGQGATVRRSIGRHELRNLDPFLLLDEFTVYKPAGFPDHPHRGFETVTYMLEVRCVCSTQCFAPLLFCSTHASCSLKRPHPCGSGYWLLQGAFTHQDFAGHKGTIKTGDVQWMTAGRGIVHSEMPAGDGVHKGLQLWINLSSKDKMIEPRYQELESKDISRGESEDGGVEARVIAGEALGAASPVYTRTPTMYVDFTMRPGSRLHQPVPEGWNAFVYVVDGEGVFGRETATAHYCLVLGPGDGVSVWNRSTRPLRFVLVAGQPLGEPVVQHGPFVMNSRAQIQKAMEDYYYGKNGFERAGQWSSSA